In the Populus trichocarpa isolate Nisqually-1 chromosome 1, P.trichocarpa_v4.1, whole genome shotgun sequence genome, one interval contains:
- the LOC18094388 gene encoding pectinesterase inhibitor 10 has translation METSFLGLALAAILILQFSTPINSSFSATTSLPSRNTYIEYIKTSCYNTTFYPKLCYHTLVIYASTIKTNPKLLAKTALNVSLINTNSTSRLMIRVSKIPGLEPRVVAATLDCVEEVGDSVYELQRSMEEIGHAGGSDFSKAMSDVETWVSAALTDDDACLDGFAEEVMNKKVTAIVKRHIRRIARLTSNALALVNRYASTQANLP, from the coding sequence ATGGAAACTTCTTTTTTAGGCCTTGCTCTGGCAGCTATTCTCATTCTCCAATTCTCTACCCCTATAAACTCATCATTCTCAGCCACTACATCTTTACCTTCAAGAAACACATATatagaatatattaaaacttcttGTTATAACACCACATTCTATCCTAAATTATGCTACCACACCCTTGTAATCTATGCTAGCACAATCAAAACCAACCCTAAACTACTAGCTAAAACTGCCCTTAATGTGAGCCTTATAAACACCAACTCGACATCAAGGTTGATGATAAGGGTGTCCAAAATTCCTGGTCTAGAGCCTAGAGTGGTTGCAGCCACGTTAGATTGTGTAGAGGAGGTTGGGGACTCAGTGTATGAGCTACAAAGGTCCATGGAAGAGATTGGTCATGCTGGTGGGTCAGATTTTTCCAAGGCAATGAGTGATGTAGAAACATGGGTTAGTGCAGCATTAACAGATGATGATGCCTGCTTGGATGGATTTGCTGAAGAGGTCATGAATAAAAAAGTGACGGCCATTGTTAAGAGACACATACGAAGAATTGCACGTTTGACCAGTAATGCTTTGGCTCTTGTCAATAGATATGCTTCAACTCAAGCTAACTTACCttaa
- the LOC18094390 gene encoding uncharacterized protein LOC18094390 has protein sequence MASLTLSGFSMTVRTRPITRTNHKPCRISCVKWDPEGLYGPPQTGHLARREINRRLEKDAEFREALEMQAREEKQRRHALRQSRVIPDTSEKLIEYFLDTEAQEIEFEIARLRQRLNHEFFSQLQFELGQLRFAVSKTEEMEDRLIELEALQKALKEGTEAYDKMQGELVKAKKSLTKILTSKDVKATLLEMVEQNELNRSLLTLLDENIASANQGKQKEAAAFMEKLRAAVLKYMTV, from the exons ATGGCCTCTCTTACACTCAGCGGCTTCAGCATGACTGTCCGTACAAGGCCAATCACAAGAACCAATCACAAACCCTGCAGAATCTCCTGCGTTAAATGG GACCCAGAGGGGCTATATGGGCCACCACAAACAGGCCATTTGGCTCGACGGGAGATCAATAGAAGGCTCGAGAAAGACGCAGAGTTTCGCGAGGCACTTGAGATGCAAGCCCGTGAAGAAAAACAGCGTCGCCACGCTCTTCGTCAA TCTAGGGTGATACCGGACACTTCAGAAAAGCTGATAGAGTACTTTCTTGATACTGAAGCTCAAGAGATTGAGTTTGAGATTGCTAGACTGAGGCAACG ATTGAACCATGAATTTTTCTCGCAGCTACAATTTGAACTGGGGCAGCTTCGTTTTGCTGTTTCAAAAACTGAG GAGATGGAAGACAGATTGATTGAGTTGGAAGCACTACAGAAAGCTCTGAAGGAAGGAACAG AAGCCTACGATAAAATGCAAGGTGAACTtgtaaaagcaaagaaaagcctGACAAAAATATTGACATCAAAGGATGTAAAAGCCACT TTGCTGGAAATGGTTGAGCAGAATGAACTTAACAGATCATTGTTAACGCTTCTTGATGAAAACATAGCAAGCGCCAACCAAGGTAAACAG AAAGAAGCAGCAGCTTTCATGGAAAAGCTGCGTGCAGCTGTTCTCAAGTACATGACAGTTTAG